TCTTGGATGGATATTGATCCTAATCGGGGTCATACTGCTCTTAGTTGAGGCATTCAACCCGGGATTCTTCCTCGCAGTACCCGGTACCACCCTGATCATCATCGGTGCCGTCTCACTGCTCTTCCCGGAGATCTTCAGTTCGACCTGGATCATTCTGATAGGCATCGTGACCGCACTCGCTGCGGCAGGGGGGAGCGTATGGCTGTATGCACGGATTACCCCGGATAAGGTGCCGTCTACGATAAGCAGGGATTCTCTTGCCGGAAAGACCGGCATCGTCACAAAGACCGTGGAGCATGAAAACATTAATGGAAAAGTTGTCATCGACAGTGTGGACTGGAGTGCCCGGTCTGCAGACGGCAGTATCGCAGTTGGAACAAAAGTTCGCGTCGTGAAATCCGTTGGGGTGCACGTCGTCGTTGAAGAGGTATAATATAATGGCATTCATTGATTTAGGAGAGACATTCTTCACTATCATTCTCGTACTCGCAATCATTCTCATCTTTGCAAAAGGTGTGGTGATTGTGCAGCCCTACCAGCAGGCGCTGGAAATACGACTGGGCCAGTACCGGGGGCGGCTGAATCCCGGATTCCGGTGGGTGATTCCCTTCATCACAGATATCATCAAAATAGACCTGAGAACGCAGGTGATGGACGTACCCCGTCAGGAGGTCATCACCAAGGATAACTCGCCAACAAACGTGGACGCCATCGTCTACGTCCGTGTGGTTGACCCGGAGAAGTCTGCCTTTGAGGTATCTAACTTCCGGATGGCAACCGTTGCCCTCGCCCAGACCAGTCTGCGTGGCATAATTGGTGACATGGAACTTGATGAGATACTCTATAACCGCGAACTGATCAACACGCGGCTGCGCGACATCCTCGACCGCGAGACCGATCAGTGGGGAGTAAAAGTCGAGCGGGTAGAAATCAAAGAGGTAGACCCGGTCGGTGCCGTCAAGCAGGCGATGACCGAACAGACGGCAGCAGAGCGTGAACGCCGGGCGGCAATCCTGCGTGCAGATGGTGAGAAGCGCTCAGCGATACTCACCGCAGAAGGTACGCGCCAGTCAATGATCCTCGAAGCAGAGGGCGACCGCCAGAGCAAGATTCTCCGGGCAGAAGGTGACAGAAAATCCCGCATCCTGCAGGCACAGGGTGAGGCACAGGGTCTGCGCATTCTCTCCCTTGGGTCACGGCCACTTGATAAAAAAGCGATTACGGTCCTCTCCCTTGATGCTCTCAAGCAGATGTCTGACGGGCAGGCAACAAAGATCATCTTCCCGTTCGAACTGTCAGGACTCATTAAACAGAGTGCACGGTTCCTCGGCGAAGAGGCAGAGGAACTCATCGACGAGGACTGGAAAGAGATTGCACTGGACGAATCCATCCTCGGAAAGTCTCCCGCTGAAGAGGGAATTGAGGACGCGGCAAAGTATGTGAAAGAGATTGAAAAGAAGATCCAGACCCTGGAAGACCCGACCACCCCGGTGAACGAAGATACTGCAACCCCGGCAGATACCCCGCTTACCGGTATGGAATAATTCTCTTTTCATCCATTTTTTATTTTGAATCTCCGTTATCACGGGGATGAACTCTCATTCGCGCCGGCATAGTACCGCTCTTCTGTTCCCTGCCCACGAACTCCTGATAGCATCTCGCAAACCTCCGGTAACCTCAATGATAAAGTGCGGGTACATGCAATAATATAGGCAAGGAGTATCAGCCGGCTTTCTACTCCGGTCGGGAAGGGGATATCAGGTGAAATATATTGTTGTAACAGGCGGTGTGATGAGTGGCCTCGGAAAAGGCATCACCACCGCATCAATCGGCCGATTGCTAAAAAACCGCGGGTATGCGGTGACCGCGGTCAAAATAGACCCATACCTGAATATTGACGCAGGTACGATGAATCCGGGCCAGCACGGAGAGGTTTATGTCCTCTCGGACGGTGGGGAAGTTGACCTGGATTTGGGTAATTATGAACGGTTTCTGGATATTGAACTAACATCCGCTCATAACATCACTACCGGGAAGGTCTACCGGGAAGTCATCGAGAAGGAACGGCGCGGAGACTATCTGGGTGCTACGGTTCAGATCATTCCGCATATCACCGCCCAGATCAAGGAATTTATCGCGCATGCCGCGACCCTTCAGGTCACTGCCGGTGAAGTCCCCGAGATCTGTATGGTGGAGGTCGGCGGTACCGTAGGCGACATTGAGAGCATGCCGTTTCTCGAGGCAGTTCGTGAGATGCGCGCCGAACTCCCAAAGGAGGACATGGCACTCGTTCATGTCACCCTGGTTCCCGCAGACAATATGGGCGACCACAAGACCAAACCGACACAGCACTCGGTGAAGGCACTGCGGGAACTCGGGCTCCAGCCGGATGTCATCGTCGGCAGAAGCGACTACATCATGAGCCCTTCCACCAAGAAGAAGATCTCCGCATTTACCGATGTGTCCGCAAAGGCGGTCATCAGTGCAATCACCGCGCCTGACATCTACCAGGTTCCGATGGAAATGGAAAAAGAAGGCCTTGCTGAAGTGATAACCGAACAACTGCACCTGAAGGCCCGCGAACCGGAGAACAGCTGGTACACCCTCATCAGCCGGGAGAGCACTGCCCGTGTCAGCATCGCCATCGTGAGCAAATATGGTATCGAGGATGTCTATATCTCCATAAAGGAGTCGCTGAAGCATGCCGGGTTTGCCCTTTCAACAGAAGTGGATATCCGGTGGCTTGATGCAGAGACATTTTCCACCAGTGAACTCGCAGATGTGGATGGCATTCTGGTGCCCGGCGGATTTGGCCACCGGGGCATTGAGGGGAAAATCAAGGCCATAAAATATGCACGAACTCACAGTAAGCCTTATCTCGGCCTCTGTCTGGGATTCCAGCTCGCTGTTATCGAATACGCCCGCAATGTGGCAGGGATTCCTGATGCGACAAGCGAAGAGATGGGACCCGGCTCCCATGTCATCGCCATTCTCCCCGAACAGGAAGAAGTGGAGGATCTGGGTGGCACAATGCGCCTCGGGAACTGCACCGCAGACCTCCGCAGGGGAACCCGTGTGCATGCACTCTATGGCACCGACACCATCACCGAACGCCATCGCCACCGCTATGAGGTGAACCCGGAATATATCGAACAACTGGAAGAGGCAGGACTTGTCTTCTCCGGCACCTGCGGGCCCCGGATGGAGACCTGTGAACTAAACCAGGAGACATTCTTCCTTGCAACCCAGTTTCACCCGGAATTCAAATCGACACCAACCCACCCGTCACCCCCCTATGTCGGCTTTGTTGAGGCATGCCGGAAACAAAAAATACTGAATCAGGAGTAGGACATCATGGTAAAAGCAGAGAAATTTATCGAGGAAGCAATTGCAGATATCCGGCAGAAGGCCGGCGATGACTACGTCGTTATGGCACTTTCCGGTGGTGTGGACAGTTCTGTCTGCGCAGAACTTGCAAAGCGGGCAATCGGCGAACGGTTGATCCCCATCTATGTGGACACCGGTCTGATGCGAAAAGGCGAGAGCGACCGGATTCGTGAACTCTTCAGTGATATTAACCTGAAGATGGTCGACGCCGCAGATGAGTTCATCTCGGCCCTCTCAGGCGTCACCGACCCTGAGGAGAAACGTAAAATCATCGGTGAGAAGTTCATCCGTGTCTTTGAACGTGAAGCACGTGAGACAAAGGCTGCATACCTGCTGCAGGGCACCATCTACCCTGACATCATCGAGAGCGAGGGCGGCATCAAAAGCCATCACAATGTCGGTGGCCTCCCGGTGGATATTGACTTCAAGGGAGTCATCGAACCGCTTGTTGACCTCTATAAGGATGAGGTTCGGGAAGTAGCCGGAGCCCTTGCAATGCCTGTTGAGATCCAGCACCGGATGCCCTTCCCCGGCCCCGGACTTGCTGTTCGTTGTGTGGGTGAGGTCACAGAAGAAAAGATTGCAATTGTCCGTGAGGCAAACGCCATCGCTGAAGAGGAACTCGTCGAACAGTTCAAGCCATGGCAGTGCCTTGCAGCAGTCATTGGTCTCGGCACCGGTGTGAAAGGGGATATCCGCCTCCACGGATGGATTGTCGCAGTTCGTGCGGTATACTCCCGTGATGCAATGACCGCAGAACCGGTCGAAGTCCCGTGGGAGAACCTCCACCGCATTGCATCCAGAATTACTGCAGAAATTCCAGGTGTCTCCCGTGTGGTCTATGACATCACCCCAAAACCACCGGCAACCATCGAATACGAGTAATACGAGTGAATAAGAGAGAAAGGAAGCGAACATAATGGTACAGAATGAATACCGCGATATGTGTGACACATACCTGATGCGCAACTTCAGCCGTGATATTTTAATCACGCGGGGCAAAGGCGCACGAGTGTGGGACGATGAGGATAACGAATATATTGACTGTGTGGCAGGCATTGCTGTCTGTTCCACCGGCCACTGCCACCCCAAGGTCGCTGAAGCCATCTGCCGCCAGGCGCAGGAGCTTATCCACATCTCAAACCTCTTCTACATCCCCGGACAGGCGCAGCTTGCAAAACGGATTGTAGAGAAGTCAGGTCTCAAAGGCGGACGTGTCTTCTTCTCCAATTCCGGCAGTGAAGCCGTTGAAGCAGCGGTGAAACTTGCCCGTGTGCGTACGGGGAAGAAGCGATTCATCGCATTCCGCTCCGGATTCCACGGACGTACATATGGGGCCCTCTCCCTGACACACAAGGAAGACTACCGTCTCCCCTTTACTCCTCTCCCCTATGAATGTGAATTCGTTAAATATGGCGACCTCGAAGGCCTGAAAGCTGTCATGGATGAAACAGTTGCCGCAGTCATCATCGAACCGGTGCAGGGCGAAGCAGGAGTCATTCCCGCACCGGAAGGATTCATGGAGGATGTCCGCAAAGTCTGCAACGAGAATGACGCTCTCATGATCGTTGACGAGGTGCAGACCGGATTCGGGCGTACCGGTACATGGTTTGCCTTCCAGCACTCTACCGCCAAACCGGACATTATCACGATGGCAAAGGGCATCGCCTCCGGATTCCCAATGGGTGGCATCGTCGCACGCGAGGGACTGGAGTTCCTCCCCGGTGAGCACGGTGGCACGTTCAACGGCGGCCCGCTCGCCTGCGCCGCGGCACACGCCACGATAGATGTCCTTGAGGAGATCATCGGTGATATCGAACGCAAGGGGGCACGGTTCCGTGATGGTCTCGCCGCATACAATCCCCGCCAGCGGGGTCTGATGATCGGCATCACTCTGGGAGACCGTTGCGCACCGGTGAAGCAGTACTGTGAGGAGCACGGGGTGCTCGTCAACTGCACCAGCGGAAACCTCCGTCTCGTCCCGCCGCTCGTCATCACCGACGAGGAGATAGATCAGGCGGTCAGGGTCATCAATGAAGCACTTAATTCGTAAGGAATTTCTGGAACAGGGATACGTCTTTGCGACACGGGCAGCGGAGATTGCCCGTGCCGCGGGACACACCCGCCCCGCACGCCTCGCGAGCAATGAAAACCCCTATCCGCCTTCACCCAAGGCAATCAAAGCGGCAGAAGACGTTCTGCCACATACCAACCGCTACCCGGACGAGACCAACCGGGCGTTCATCGATGCACTGAAAGAACGCCACGGCGAGTACCACTTTGTCGCAAGTGTCGGAATGGACGGGATTATTGATACGGTCATCCGCACCATCATCTCCGACGGAGATCGTGTCGCGGTGGCAACACCCACCTACTCCTACTACGGGCTTGCAGTCCAGGCACAGGGCGGTGTAACGGTATCCGTGCCACGGAAGGCGGACTTCTCCGTTGACCCGCACGCCTTCTGCCGGGACGCGGCAGGGACAAAACTGGCCTTCCTCTGCACCCCGAACAACCCGACCGGGACGACGGAGACGACGGAGACAATTGCTGCGATCTGCGAAAACTATGAAGGCATCCTCTTCCTCGATTGTGCCTATATCGAGTTTGACGAAACCGACTACCGCCCCCTGATGGAGAAATACGAGAACCTTATCATCGGGAGAACAATGTCGAAGGCCTACTCCCTCGCAGGGCTTCGGGTCGGGTACTCATTCGTGCCGGCATGGTATGAACCGATATACCACCGGGCGGCAACCCCCTTCACCCTCAACATGGTCTCGCAGGCAGCAGCAGCAGCTGCACTGGAGGACACTGACCATGTGGAGCGGATCGTCACGATGGTGAAAGAATGGCGAAAGCGATTCATGGACGAATGCCCCTATCCGGTCGTCCCCGGCGGGGCGAACTATGTGATGGTGGATGTGGCCCCCGGAAGGGCAGATGATATGGTGACAGAACTGGCACAGAAAGGGGTCATCGTGCGTTCCTGCGCGAGCTTCCCCGGCCTCCCGGAGCACTATATCCGCGTCTCCATCGGTGAACCGTGGGAGAACGAGGCGTTCCTCACCGCTATCCGGGAACTATACCAGCCATGATGACCGCACTGACCGGGACACCCGGTACCGGAAAGACGACCATTGCGGCCATCTTCACCGCACGGGGTATACCGGTCGTCTCCCAGAAGGAAACGATGGGGCCTCATATCCTTGAGCATGACGCGGACCGCGACACCGATATCATCGACGAGGATGCATGGGTTGACGCCTTTGTGCCGATGGAAGGGATCATTGAGGGGCACCTCACTCATCTCCTGCCGGCAGACCGGGTGGTTGTGCTCCGCTGCCGCCCGGATATCCTCGCCGCACGCCTGAGAGCACGCGGCTATAGTGAGGAGAAGGTGCAGGAGAATGCAGAAGCAGAAGCGCTCGATGCCATTCTCATCGAGACGCTGGAAGTGCATCCTGAGGAACAGATCACGGTGATTGACACCACTGATCAAAGCCCGGAGCAGACCGCGGATGAAATCGAGGCATTTATCCGTGGTGATGCGCCACATTCCCTCGCAGTACCTGACTGGTCAGAATATTTAGGAAGACGTGTATGACAGTAGATAACCTCCGCCCCCGTGTCCAGTGGATCGTTGAACCGGTAGCGAAGGGGATGGCAAAGGTCGGGTTCACCCCGAATGCCTGCTCTGTCATTTCATTTCTGGTGGCAATCGCCGCCGGAGCTGCATTCTATTTCGAAGAACCAATATTGGGCGTCGTCTGCGTCCTTTTGAACGCCTTCTTCGACGGGGTGGACGGAGCTATTGCCCGTGTGATGGGTAGTGCAGGGGCAAAAGGGGACTTCCTCGACCATGTCATCGACCGCTACGCAGACATCTTCATCATCTGCGGCATATTCGCAGGCCCTCTCGCCTCCCCCTTCATCGGTGTCTTCGGGCTCACCGGTGTCCTGATGTCATCCTATCTTGGGACACAGTCACAGGCGGTGGGTGTGGGTCGGGTCTACGGCGGCATTCTCGGGAGGGCAGACCGCCTGCTCCTGTTGATCGTCTTCGGCATCGCCGCTGCATTTATTCCGGGTGCCGTGTATGCAGGTCTCACGGTGATGGATGTGATGCTGATCATCTTCGGTGTCTTCGGACATATCACAGCTGCCCAGCGGTTCTACGGAACCTGGAAACAGCTCTGATTTTTTATTTTTTATTTATTTTCCAGTATCTCTCGTTACGTCCGTTTTCTTTCAATATAGACAATAAAAACCCGAATTGAGTGCAACCGTAGTAAATACTCCTCTCACCCGCCCGGCATACGCCGGGCTCCCCATCTCCCACGGGGAGAGGCAGTTCATGCGATGGGACATTTGAATTGAATGTGAGGCACAGACCAGCCCAACAGGTAATTCGGCACATAAAAATTCCGCCAAATTCACCCCCCTGCAAAAGAGAAATAAACACATCAGATACCATATATCTAATAAACGAGGATGAACATGGAGAATTCTCATGAGTCTTCTGACCGGACAGAACGGACAGATACAACCGCATCCCTCCACACACCCGGGTGGAACAAAGAACAGGAAGAGGCATTCACCCGCTACACCGGCCCCTATCTCGCGGGCAGGGTCACGTCACGCCACAAGACGGCCTTTGACGTGCTCCTCCCCCAGGGAGAGACTGGCCGCGTGGGGGCATCAGGTGCCCTCCGGCGCCTCGGAAAGATACCTGCGGTAGGCGACTTCGTGGTAGTCCTCGACCAGCCGGATTCCGGCACCCGGATGATCGTCGACATCCTTCCCCGGCACGGTACCCTCTCCCGCGGCGCACCGGGTGAGGGCGGGGGCTCCCAGGTGATCGCTGCAAACCTCGATACGGTCTTCATCGTCACCGCGGCAGGCGGTGACTTCAATATCAGACGGCTGGAACGCTATCTTGCGGTCGTGCACGCATCCGGTGCCCGGCCGGTCATCGTCATCAACAAAGCGGACCTCACAGAGGATACGGACGCACTCGTCGAAGAGACCGTCGCCATCGCCGGGGATACACCGGTCGTTGCAATCAGTGCCCGTGAAGGGGGTGGCATTGAAGAACTCAGCCCATTCCTCCCTGCAGGCACCACCGTCGCCCTCGTCGGCTCATCCGGGGTCGGCAAGTCCACCCTCATCAACACACTTCTCACGACCTCTGTGCAGGAGACACGGGACGTGCGGGACTATGACGAACGGGGGCGCCACACCACCACTGTCCGCCAGCTCTTCTCTCTTCCCGGCGGGGCAATGGTCATTGACAACCCGGGTGTCCGTGAAATCCAGCTCGGGAATGCCGCCGCAGGACTGGAAGAGACCTTCGCGGACATCGCTGAATTTGCCGCGGACTGCCGCTACCGCGACTGCCGGCATGACGGGGAGCCCGGTTGTGCCGTGCAGGAAGCGGCGGATGCGGGGCTTCTTTCTGAGGCGCGTCTTCTCTCCTACCGCCGGCTCATGAAGGAGGCAGGGTTTCAGGCGGAGAAAAATGATATTGGTCTCAAACGGCTTGAGAAGAAGAAATACAAGTGGATTGGAAAAGCCGCAAAGGATCTGAACAGAGAGAAGGGCAGATAGAAGGGGGCCTGCATCCTCCCCTTACTGATCATGGTTCCGGAAATGCCGCTTCGGGATTAAGAGTTCCCGGGCGACCGACTCAAAGTATTTGTCGGTCATCCCCGCGATATAGTCACGCACCTGTTCTGCAGGCGAGGCCTTCTCCAGATATGCCGGTGAGACCCACTCCGCACGGATGAGGTCTTTAAAGATGAGTGAGTCCGTCCGCTCTTCTTCGACATCTCCGAGGAACCGTTCAAAGAGCACACCGTAGAGATTTTTGATGAGCGGGTCCTGCGCATGCAGGACCTCATTCTCATAGATATTCGCGTAATTGTATTGTTTCAGCGCCTGCACGCAGTCAGACACTTCCGGTGAGAAACGGACTTCTCCGTTGTCAAAACTGCAGGCGATCACGTCCCGGCAGACCGTGTCGATGATGGACGCATTATACCGGCGATGATCACCCCTAAGAGAGAACATCGTCCGGCACTCCTCCGGGAGACCGGGAAGGGAGCGGTCGAGACATCCTATCTCGATTGCGTCCTGCAGGTCACGCCCGAGGTACGCGATGGTGTCTGCGATGCGCACCACACATCCCTCAACGGTGCCGGGGGTCTGGTCCTTTTTCTGCTGCATGATCTCCCGTTTCCGGGACAGCCCGTCCCAGTCCGTGATCGGGTCGGGGGTGAGGCGGGCGTTATGCACCTCCCCGTCATGACAGAGGATGCCATCTAAGACCTGCAGGGTGAGATTCGTATCCTCTATGGTGTCAAGAAACTGTATACTCTGCACGTTATGACAAAACCGGCCAGTATGATGGAATTCACAGAGTTCCGAGAGACATTTTTCCCCGAAGTGGCCGTAGGGCGGATGGCCGATATCGTGCCCGAGCGCAATCGCCTCGATTAAGTCCTCGTTCAGGGAGAGGGCACGCCCGATGGTCCGTCCGATTTTTGCCACCAGCTGGATGTGAATCGCCCGGTGGGTGATATGCTCGTTATCCAGCAGGTAGAAGACCTGCGTCTTGTCGATATAGCGTGAGAATGCCCGTGAGTGTATGATGCGGTCGATATCCCGGAAGAACGGGGGGCGGATGACCAGGTCCTCCGGAGGGCCGCCGTCCCTGCGGATGGCCGCATCATTACGGCAGGCATGACACGAGAGGAGTGACGCCCGTTCCTCCGTCCGTTGCGTGATGGCGTCCCGCTGTGCATCCGTGATCTGCATTGCATGAGCATTACCCGGCCCACCTGATTAAACCACGTCATCCGCCATCCCGCTCCTCCGGAGGAGAATACGGGTATAGACCCGGGCCCAGAGATACGCGATGCCGGCACCGATGGTATTCCCGACGACAAGGCCCCACCAGACGCCCATGATACCCCAGCCAAGGATAACCGCAAAGAGATAGCTGGTCAGGACCGTCATCCCGATGGTCCGCAGGAGGGTGACCACGAGAGAGTCAATCCCCCGGCCGAACCCCTGCAGCAAAGAGGAGGAGAAGACACCAAAACTAACCGCCGGGAAGAAGAAGCAGACCGTCTGCAGGAATACAACAAGACCGGGGTAGAGATGAGCTGCATCCTCACTGTACGTGAAGGCAAGGGCGATATAGGGGGCGCAGAGATAGACGGCAACCGTTACGGCAAGGCTGATTGCTACCCCGAGGCGGATGGCGTAGAGATGGCCTTCCTCCGCCTTGCGGATGATTCCTGCGCCATAGGCTGCACCACAGACCGAGACGACCGCCGTTGATATGGCAATGAGCGGCATGATGCCAATCGTTACCACCCGCCATCCGGTGGTATAGATCGCAATACCATCGGTTGTCGCCACCATGAGAATGATGATATTCAGTGAGAAGGTCGTCATCGCCATCGAAATATGCTGGATGGATGCGGGCAGCCCAACCTTCAGGATCTCCCGGGTGATGGTCCGTGAGAACGTGAACCCGGCGAAGGATACCTGCACATGGGTGTCGCGTTTGACAAATATCCACCAGAATATCGGGATGCAGGCGGATGTGAACGCCACCACGGTCGCCCATGCCGCCCCGGGGACTCCCAGTCCCAGCCCGTAGATAAAGATGGGGTCGAGGACGATGTTCACGAGAGAACTCACAAGCATCACGTACATTGTCCGCTTTGCATCCCCCTCTCCCCGGAGAATCGCACTCCCGATGCCCAGGGAGAGAATGAAAAAGGTCCCGAGGAAGATGATATCCGCATAATCAGATGCCATCGTCGCAACCGGCGTCTCCCCGAGAACTAAATCAAAGTGATCCGTCACCAGAAATCCGGTGATGGTGATGAGTACGGTGAATACCAGGACCAGGACTACCGTGTGGCTCACCACCCGGTTCGCACCCTCCGCGTCCCGCATGCCGATATAACGGGATATCGCAGACCCGGCGCCGACGCCCATCCCGTTTGCAAACCCAAAGACCGCAAAGAAGAACGGGAAGAAGAATCCTACCGCCGCAAGGGCGTCCGCGCTGATCCCTGCTACCCAGAAGGCGTCCGTGAGGTTGTAGACCGTCTGGAGCACCATCCCCACCATCACCGGCCATGCAAGACTGCGGATGGCGGGTTTCGGGTCGCCGAGAAGCGTCTCGACACCGACAGTCATCGGTCTTGTCATCGGGAGACACACTCCAACCCGCAATGAACCGTTTTACACCAATCGTGCAGGTATTTGATGCAACAACGGGCACGAAGCCCCATACGGCCATTCATCTACAAGATACATGCACCGCGGAAATGATAACCCTGACCCGGAATTTCCGGCAATAAAAATGAAAAGAGTCGAAGGGATATCAAGAGTTACTGTTTCAAAGGCTCTTCCAGAAGAAACCTCTGCATCGCATCCGCAAGGGCACGGATATCCTCCGGCGTGTGAGCATCGGTGCAGAACGGAATGGTAACGATCATCTTACCACGATAGGTGGAGACGTAGACACCGATCCCCGGCGGGTATGCTTCCCGGGTGGTAAGGTATGCTGTTGTGATCTCCAGTGGCATGTCATCCATCCCATGCCGGAACGCTGCTGACACCGCGGGTATTTCCCCCACATTGCTTACAAACGGGTTCTTCTTCCCGGTGAGACGGTATTCCTCTGCAAGGCCGTCCATAAAGGCCTTCACCGCACCGGTACCGCCGGCGTAG
Above is a window of Methanogenium organophilum DNA encoding:
- a CDS encoding MATE family efflux transporter; this encodes MTRPMTVGVETLLGDPKPAIRSLAWPVMVGMVLQTVYNLTDAFWVAGISADALAAVGFFFPFFFAVFGFANGMGVGAGSAISRYIGMRDAEGANRVVSHTVVLVLVFTVLITITGFLVTDHFDLVLGETPVATMASDYADIIFLGTFFILSLGIGSAILRGEGDAKRTMYVMLVSSLVNIVLDPIFIYGLGLGVPGAAWATVVAFTSACIPIFWWIFVKRDTHVQVSFAGFTFSRTITREILKVGLPASIQHISMAMTTFSLNIIILMVATTDGIAIYTTGWRVVTIGIMPLIAISTAVVSVCGAAYGAGIIRKAEEGHLYAIRLGVAISLAVTVAVYLCAPYIALAFTYSEDAAHLYPGLVVFLQTVCFFFPAVSFGVFSSSLLQGFGRGIDSLVVTLLRTIGMTVLTSYLFAVILGWGIMGVWWGLVVGNTIGAGIAYLWARVYTRILLRRSGMADDVV